One window from the genome of Methylomarinovum caldicuralii encodes:
- the tnpC gene encoding IS66 family transposase, protein MERLDLDLSRPPPLPETVEECHRVIEALWRALGEFQQIQARVEELEEQLALGSDNSSQPPSQDSPKKRAERKGKRPTGRKKGAQVGHPGHERALVPAEAVDEVRHYFPHGRCECGGSVAVRGFRPHQVFDLPEIRYRVVEHRVYEGRCGCCGQKHQGRLPDEVPRGQMGPGLVAWIGLMTGRYHLSLREVEALLEEQWGLRFSLGAISQSQIPLQAWLGPVYNQIGEAVRKALIAHADETRHYRGRSIYWLWALTTDQMAYFLTHYSRGKGAAGELLGDFQGILVTDRHGAYNDHPQDSHQYCWAHLIRNLERIAGRKGQAGEDGERLLRAARLTVHYGKLWQQSHYPSDRYRRRLERLKALFRRELEQAAQRHGDNKTGRSCRKLLDDFPRFWTFLDHPGVPMTNNTAERALRPYVIWRKTSFFSQSHRGDCFRPMILSLVETCKRLKIGVYQTLRTICAQGMAEGEVTFRLPLPEPQPLPVASP, encoded by the coding sequence ATGGAAAGACTTGATCTGGACCTGAGCCGCCCACCTCCCTTGCCCGAGACGGTGGAGGAATGCCACCGGGTGATCGAAGCGCTTTGGCGGGCGCTGGGAGAATTTCAGCAGATCCAGGCGCGGGTGGAAGAACTGGAGGAACAGTTGGCCTTGGGGTCCGACAATTCCTCCCAACCACCTTCCCAGGACAGCCCGAAGAAGCGCGCCGAGCGCAAGGGCAAGCGACCGACGGGACGCAAGAAAGGGGCGCAGGTGGGACATCCCGGGCACGAGCGGGCTCTGGTTCCGGCAGAAGCAGTGGACGAGGTCCGGCATTACTTTCCCCATGGCCGCTGCGAGTGCGGTGGGTCGGTGGCGGTGCGGGGATTCCGTCCCCATCAGGTGTTCGACCTGCCCGAGATTCGTTACCGGGTGGTCGAACACCGGGTGTATGAAGGCCGCTGTGGGTGTTGTGGTCAGAAGCACCAGGGGCGGCTACCGGATGAGGTGCCCCGCGGCCAGATGGGACCTGGGCTGGTGGCGTGGATTGGCTTGATGACGGGGCGCTATCACCTGTCGCTGCGGGAAGTCGAAGCGCTGCTGGAAGAACAATGGGGTCTGAGATTCAGCCTGGGGGCGATCAGCCAGAGCCAGATCCCGCTGCAGGCGTGGCTGGGTCCGGTCTACAACCAGATTGGCGAAGCGGTCAGAAAAGCGCTGATCGCCCATGCCGACGAGACCCGCCACTACCGGGGCCGCAGCATCTATTGGCTGTGGGCGCTGACGACCGATCAGATGGCGTATTTCCTGACCCATTATTCCCGCGGCAAGGGTGCGGCCGGTGAGCTGTTGGGGGATTTCCAGGGAATCCTGGTGACCGACCGCCACGGGGCCTACAACGACCATCCCCAGGACTCACACCAATACTGCTGGGCGCATCTCATCCGCAACCTGGAACGGATCGCCGGGCGCAAGGGACAGGCCGGCGAAGATGGCGAACGCCTGCTCCGGGCCGCCCGCCTGACGGTTCACTACGGCAAGCTCTGGCAACAGAGCCATTACCCATCCGACCGCTACCGAAGGCGATTGGAACGCCTCAAAGCCCTCTTCCGGCGCGAACTGGAACAGGCCGCCCAAAGACATGGCGACAACAAAACCGGTCGCAGCTGCCGCAAGTTGTTGGACGATTTTCCCAGGTTCTGGACCTTCCTGGACCATCCCGGGGTACCGATGACCAACAACACGGCAGAGCGTGCCCTACGCCCCTATGTCATCTGGCGCAAGACCAGTTTCTTCAGCCAGTCGCATCGCGGTGACTGCTTCCGACCCATGATCCTGTCGCTGGTCGAAACCTGCAAGCGCCTCAAGATCGGCGTCTATCAGACCCTGCGGACCATCTGCGCCCAGGGCATGGCAGAGGGCGAGGTCACCTTCCGCCTGCCCCTGCCGGAACCTCAACCACTTCCAGTGGCAAGCCCGTGA
- a CDS encoding site-specific DNA-methyltransferase gives MNELTALLLRQIPENGAAIGNRKLWRQFRAAAQAQGIEVTPEQFERRRTELIARGLLVKGKGRGGSVRRAQGQQTESGLTLDAGAPSEPARPKPVSRRPSAASGRRRQDCDEIEVASYRHSDKRVNNPDVGMVPPRTDRNEKPSRWAYDPHLAPELQFDVKRSQIEKIIDDALASNDGDTLREALATLKRMSAPFLNWTGKAERTSFEVPTVSLHVHERIDPATVLANVQKRIRAKKSGKAGPAYQHDLFSPPFENLPLREAIEFYRHEKGWANRLIAGDSLLVMNSLLQKEGMAGQVQMIYIDPPYGIKYGSNFQPFVNKRDAKDRKDEDLTAEPEQIKAFRDTWELGIHSYLTYLRDRLLLARELLAETGSVFVQISDENLHHVRELMDEVFGDENYLNLIPFAKTSGVTTRFLASRVDFLLWYARDKAQAKYRPLYLEKSVEVGTATNYGWLEFPNGLRRGLNSAEKQDRSLVPEGACIYKPDNITSQGNPVFSFEHLGKVYSQAWKTNDSGLKALAVAGRLHVAASSLQYVRYLSDFPCVPVTQLWDDTQTGSFTERKVFVVQTAEKVIARCLLMTTDPGDLVLDPTCGSGTTAFVAEKWGRRWITCDTSRVAITLAKQRLMTASYDYYKLKYPHEGLKGGFIYKTVPHITLKSIANNPEIDEIYDRMHPAIEEALAELNRSLRTHSPPPFQVTEGGRKGKTVDFTRPESETVTLPSGEEAPAGKLLEWEVPFDFPKDWPEEARKPFEAFHLARRAMQKAMDASIAAHADQEVLVDQPEVDKCRLRISGPFTVEAVPFPTVLALEETDKPAAADVAVARSGEVTVHGLATGSG, from the coding sequence ATGAATGAACTGACCGCGCTGCTGCTGCGCCAGATCCCGGAAAACGGCGCCGCCATCGGCAACCGCAAACTGTGGCGGCAGTTTCGGGCCGCCGCCCAAGCCCAAGGCATCGAGGTCACCCCCGAACAATTTGAACGGCGGCGCACCGAGCTCATCGCCCGCGGGCTCCTGGTCAAAGGCAAGGGCCGTGGCGGTTCGGTGCGGCGGGCGCAGGGGCAGCAGACCGAATCCGGTCTCACCCTCGACGCTGGCGCGCCATCGGAACCGGCCAGGCCGAAGCCCGTTTCCCGGCGGCCATCCGCCGCGTCCGGCCGGCGGCGGCAAGACTGCGACGAGATCGAAGTGGCCAGTTACCGTCACAGCGACAAACGGGTCAACAACCCCGATGTAGGCATGGTCCCCCCCCGGACCGACCGGAACGAAAAACCCAGCCGCTGGGCCTATGACCCCCACCTCGCTCCGGAACTCCAGTTCGATGTCAAACGCAGTCAGATCGAGAAGATCATAGATGACGCGTTGGCATCTAACGATGGGGACACGCTGCGCGAGGCCCTCGCCACCCTCAAACGAATGTCCGCCCCCTTTCTCAACTGGACCGGCAAGGCCGAGCGCACCAGCTTCGAGGTGCCCACGGTGTCGCTGCACGTCCACGAACGCATCGACCCGGCCACGGTGCTGGCCAACGTGCAAAAGCGCATCCGCGCGAAAAAGTCGGGCAAGGCCGGCCCTGCCTATCAGCACGATCTGTTTTCACCCCCGTTCGAGAATCTGCCCCTGCGCGAGGCCATCGAGTTCTACCGGCACGAAAAGGGCTGGGCCAACCGCCTGATCGCCGGCGACAGCCTGCTGGTGATGAACTCGCTGCTGCAGAAGGAAGGCATGGCCGGGCAGGTGCAGATGATCTACATCGACCCGCCCTATGGCATCAAGTACGGCTCCAACTTCCAGCCCTTCGTCAATAAGCGCGACGCCAAGGACCGCAAAGACGAGGACCTGACCGCCGAGCCGGAACAGATCAAGGCGTTTCGGGATACCTGGGAGCTGGGGATTCATTCCTATCTGACCTATTTGCGGGATAGGCTGCTGTTGGCAAGGGAGTTGCTGGCGGAGACGGGGAGCGTGTTTGTGCAGATTTCGGATGAGAATCTGCATCATGTGCGGGAGTTGATGGATGAAGTGTTCGGGGACGAGAACTACTTGAACCTCATTCCATTCGCAAAGACTAGTGGTGTCACAACGCGGTTTCTTGCCAGCCGTGTGGACTTTCTCTTGTGGTATGCACGAGACAAGGCACAAGCCAAGTATCGGCCCCTCTATCTTGAGAAGTCTGTGGAGGTCGGAACAGCAACCAATTACGGCTGGCTGGAGTTTCCAAATGGATTGAGACGTGGATTGAACAGCGCTGAGAAGCAAGACCGATCACTTGTGCCTGAAGGTGCGTGCATTTACAAACCTGACAACATTACGAGTCAGGGCAATCCTGTGTTTTCCTTCGAGCATCTAGGCAAAGTGTATTCTCAGGCTTGGAAGACGAACGACTCCGGGCTGAAGGCACTTGCAGTTGCTGGCCGCCTTCACGTTGCAGCCAGTTCGCTCCAGTACGTGCGCTACTTGTCTGATTTTCCGTGTGTCCCTGTTACTCAGCTCTGGGACGACACCCAAACCGGTAGTTTCACAGAACGAAAAGTGTTCGTTGTCCAGACTGCTGAGAAGGTAATTGCTCGCTGCCTCCTGATGACCACCGACCCCGGCGACCTGGTGCTGGACCCCACCTGCGGCTCCGGCACCACCGCCTTTGTCGCCGAAAAATGGGGCCGGCGCTGGATCACCTGCGACACTTCCCGCGTGGCCATCACCCTGGCCAAGCAGCGGCTGATGACCGCCAGCTACGATTATTACAAGCTCAAATACCCCCACGAAGGATTGAAAGGCGGCTTCATCTACAAGACCGTCCCCCACATCACCCTCAAGTCCATCGCCAACAATCCCGAAATCGATGAAATCTACGACCGGATGCACCCGGCCATCGAGGAGGCGCTAGCGGAGCTGAACCGTTCCTTACGCACCCATTCGCCCCCGCCGTTCCAGGTCACCGAGGGCGGGCGCAAGGGAAAGACGGTGGACTTCACCCGGCCCGAGTCGGAAACCGTCACCCTGCCTTCCGGCGAGGAAGCCCCTGCCGGCAAGCTGCTGGAATGGGAAGTGCCCTTCGATTTCCCCAAGGATTGGCCGGAGGAAGCCCGAAAGCCTTTCGAGGCCTTCCACCTGGCCCGCCGGGCGATGCAGAAAGCGATGGACGCTTCCATCGCCGCCCACGCCGATCAGGAAGTGTTGGTCGATCAACCGGAAGTGGACAAGTGCCGGCTGCGCATCTCAGGCCCCTTCACCGTGGAGGCGGTCCCCTTCCCCACCGTGCTGGCGCTGGAGGAGACCGACAAACCGGCCGCGGCCGATGTGGCCGTGGCCCGCTCCGGCGAGGTTACCGTTCACGGGCTTGCCACTGGAAGTGGTTGA
- the hisC gene encoding histidinol-phosphate transaminase, with product MRPENFFRPDILAASAYHVPDATGFIKLDAMENPYDWPPEMVEAWLDHLRRAHPNRYPDPQAPTLKQALRRYARVPEGMAILLGNGSDEIIQILLMALVGREHATVLAPQPTFVMYQEIARWLNLDFVGVPLQADFGLDGAAMREAIARHRPEVVFLAYPNNPTGNLFDAALMEEIIRHAPGLVVVDEAYAPFAQATFMDRLERFDNLLVMRTLSKLGLAGLRLGFLVGRPDWLAHFDKLRLPYNINVLTQLSAEFALGHADVFAAQTAAIRVERDRLFQALSRLPGVKAFPSAANFILLQVPGADQVFEALKRRGILVKNLSSAGGLLRDCLRVTVGTPEENRAFLDALRAVLEDDE from the coding sequence ATGAGACCTGAAAACTTCTTCCGCCCCGACATCCTGGCGGCCTCCGCCTATCACGTACCGGACGCCACGGGGTTCATCAAGCTCGACGCCATGGAAAACCCCTACGACTGGCCGCCGGAGATGGTCGAGGCCTGGCTCGACCACCTGCGCCGGGCCCACCCCAACCGCTACCCCGATCCCCAGGCCCCGACCCTGAAACAGGCCCTGCGCCGCTATGCCCGGGTGCCGGAGGGCATGGCAATCCTCCTGGGCAACGGCTCCGACGAGATCATCCAGATCCTGCTCATGGCCCTGGTGGGACGGGAGCACGCCACCGTGCTCGCACCCCAGCCCACCTTCGTCATGTATCAGGAAATCGCCCGCTGGCTGAACCTCGACTTCGTCGGCGTTCCCCTGCAGGCGGACTTCGGCCTCGACGGCGCAGCGATGCGGGAGGCCATCGCGCGCCACCGGCCGGAGGTCGTCTTCCTCGCCTATCCCAACAATCCCACCGGCAACCTGTTCGACGCCGCGCTGATGGAGGAAATCATCCGCCACGCGCCGGGGCTGGTGGTGGTGGACGAAGCCTATGCCCCCTTCGCCCAGGCCACCTTCATGGACCGTCTGGAGAGGTTCGACAACCTGCTGGTGATGCGCACCCTGTCGAAGCTGGGGCTGGCCGGGCTGCGCCTGGGGTTCCTGGTCGGCCGGCCTGACTGGCTGGCGCACTTCGACAAGCTGCGCCTGCCCTACAACATCAACGTCCTCACCCAGCTCAGCGCCGAATTCGCCCTCGGGCACGCCGACGTGTTCGCAGCCCAGACCGCCGCCATCCGCGTCGAGCGCGACCGCCTGTTCCAGGCGCTGTCCCGGCTTCCCGGCGTGAAAGCCTTCCCGAGCGCGGCCAATTTCATCCTGCTTCAGGTCCCCGGCGCGGACCAGGTGTTTGAAGCCCTGAAACGCCGCGGCATCCTGGTCAAGAACCTGTCGTCCGCCGGCGGGCTGCTGCGCGACTGCCTGCGGGTCACGGTGGGCACGCCGGAGGAAAACCGGGCGTTTCTGGACGCCCTGCGCGCCGTTCTCGAAGACGATGAATGA
- the hisD gene encoding histidinol dehydrogenase has product MMSIKIRRLDSRSPDFSARLEQLLAWHEEFDADVHRTVMEILKDVRREGDAAVLDYTRRFDRLEAASVAELELDAGRQELALAAIPAEQRQALEAAAARIRAYAEHQKLTSWEYRDDLGNLLGQKITPLDRVGLYVPGGKAAYPSSVLMNAIPARVAGVGELVMTVPTPDGEINDLVLAAARIAGVDRIFRIGGAQAVAALAYGTETIPRVDKIVGPGNIYVATAKKLVFGQVGIDMIAGPSEILIIADGNTDPDWIAMDLFSQAEHDEDAQAILLCPDPAYLDRVAASIEKLLPTLERREVIAASLQKRGALIQVQDLQEACAIANRIAPEHLELSVAEPEALLLEIRHAGAVFMGPYTAEALGDYCAGPNHVLPTSGTARFSSPLGVYDFQKRTSVIECTADGASPLAETAKVLAEREGLTAHARSAGYRIRHET; this is encoded by the coding sequence CTGATGTCCATCAAAATCCGCAGGCTCGACAGCCGCAGTCCCGATTTTTCCGCCCGACTGGAACAACTTCTGGCCTGGCATGAGGAATTTGACGCCGACGTCCACCGCACCGTCATGGAAATCCTTAAGGATGTGCGGCGCGAAGGTGACGCCGCGGTGCTCGACTACACCCGCCGCTTTGACCGTCTGGAAGCAGCCAGTGTGGCGGAACTGGAACTGGATGCCGGACGCCAGGAACTGGCCCTGGCCGCCATTCCTGCCGAACAAAGACAAGCTCTGGAAGCCGCCGCCGCGCGCATCCGCGCCTATGCCGAGCACCAGAAACTGACATCGTGGGAATACCGCGACGATCTTGGCAACCTGTTGGGACAGAAGATCACTCCCCTGGACCGGGTCGGTCTCTACGTCCCCGGCGGCAAGGCCGCCTACCCTTCCTCGGTGCTGATGAACGCCATCCCCGCCCGGGTGGCCGGCGTCGGCGAACTGGTCATGACCGTCCCCACCCCGGACGGCGAAATCAACGACCTGGTGCTGGCGGCGGCCCGCATCGCCGGCGTCGACCGCATCTTCCGCATCGGCGGCGCCCAGGCCGTGGCCGCGCTCGCCTACGGCACCGAAACCATCCCGCGGGTGGACAAGATCGTCGGCCCCGGCAACATCTACGTGGCCACCGCCAAGAAGCTGGTGTTCGGCCAGGTGGGCATCGACATGATCGCCGGCCCCTCGGAAATCCTCATCATCGCCGACGGCAACACCGATCCCGACTGGATCGCCATGGACCTGTTCTCCCAGGCCGAGCACGACGAGGACGCCCAGGCTATCCTGCTGTGCCCCGATCCGGCCTATCTCGACCGCGTCGCCGCCAGCATCGAGAAGCTGCTGCCGACCCTGGAAAGGCGCGAGGTCATCGCCGCCTCGCTGCAGAAGCGCGGGGCGCTGATCCAGGTGCAGGATCTACAGGAAGCCTGCGCCATCGCCAACCGCATCGCCCCCGAACACCTGGAATTGTCGGTGGCCGAGCCCGAGGCGCTGCTGCTGGAGATCCGCCACGCCGGCGCCGTGTTCATGGGCCCTTACACCGCCGAGGCCCTGGGCGACTACTGCGCCGGTCCCAACCACGTCCTGCCCACCTCCGGCACCGCCCGCTTCTCCTCCCCCCTGGGGGTCTACGACTTCCAGAAGCGCACCTCGGTGATCGAATGCACCGCGGACGGCGCTTCCCCCCTGGCGGAAACCGCCAAGGTGCTGGCCGAGAGGGAAGGCCTGACCGCGCACGCCCGCTCCGCCGGCTACCGGATCCGCCATGAGACCTGA
- the hisG gene encoding ATP phosphoribosyltransferase: MLTIAVSKGRIYKEALPLLAAAGIVPAEDPDTSRKLILPTNRDDVRLLIIRATDVPTYVEYGAADLGIAGKDVLVEHGAEGLYEPLDLGIARCRMMTAGRAGETWNGRRVRVATKYVRTAKRFFAERGIQAEVIKLYGSMELAPLVGLAECIVDLVDTGNTLRANGLEPRDLIMEISSRLVVNKAAMKMKHAAIKHLIADLETAAQPQEAA; this comes from the coding sequence ATGCTCACCATCGCCGTCTCCAAAGGCCGCATCTACAAGGAAGCCCTGCCGCTTCTGGCCGCCGCCGGCATCGTCCCGGCCGAGGATCCGGACACCTCGCGCAAGCTGATCCTGCCCACCAACCGTGACGACGTCCGCCTGCTCATCATCCGCGCCACCGACGTGCCCACCTACGTGGAATACGGCGCCGCCGACCTCGGCATCGCCGGCAAGGACGTGCTGGTGGAACACGGCGCCGAAGGACTCTACGAACCCTTGGATCTCGGCATCGCCCGCTGCCGCATGATGACCGCCGGGCGCGCCGGGGAAACCTGGAACGGCCGCCGGGTGCGGGTGGCCACCAAATACGTGCGCACCGCCAAACGCTTCTTCGCCGAACGCGGCATCCAGGCCGAGGTCATCAAGCTCTACGGCTCCATGGAGCTGGCGCCCCTGGTGGGATTGGCCGAGTGCATCGTCGATCTGGTGGACACCGGCAACACCCTTCGGGCCAACGGCCTGGAACCGCGCGACCTGATCATGGAGATTTCCTCGCGCCTGGTGGTCAACAAGGCGGCGATGAAGATGAAACACGCCGCCATCAAACATCTGATCGCCGATCTGGAAACCGCCGCCCAACCGCAGGAGGCCGCCTGA
- the murA gene encoding UDP-N-acetylglucosamine 1-carboxyvinyltransferase: MDKFRIRGGAPLEGTVAISGAKNAALPILAATLLTEHPVTLSNVPDLRDVATLIALLQGMGVQCERAGDTVSTDTSQITRPVAPYELVRTMRASILVLGPLLARCGEAVVSLPGGCAIGARPVDLHLKGLTAMGADIRVEGGNIHARATRLQGCRLVLDQVTVTGTENLLMAAVLAEGTTVIENAAREPEVTDLARFLVRLGARIDGIGTDVLTIEGVPALDGHSVHYPVLPDRIETGTYLTAAAITGGRIRTTRTDPKLLEAVLLKLAEAGTRIELGPDWIELAMPGRPKAVSFHTAPYPGFPTDMQAQLMALNCIAEGVGIVTETIFENRFMHVLELRRLGAQIAIEGHTAVCTGVERLTGAPVMATDLRASASLVLAALAAEGETVIDRIYHIDRGYERIETKLARLGADIQRIR, from the coding sequence ATGGATAAATTCCGTATCCGCGGCGGCGCGCCCCTGGAAGGGACAGTCGCCATCTCCGGCGCCAAGAACGCCGCCCTGCCCATTCTCGCCGCTACCCTGCTGACCGAACATCCGGTCACCCTCAGCAACGTGCCGGACCTGCGGGACGTCGCCACCCTCATCGCCTTGCTGCAGGGCATGGGGGTACAGTGCGAGCGCGCCGGCGACACTGTCAGCACCGACACCAGCCAGATCACCCGCCCGGTGGCGCCCTACGAGCTGGTGCGCACCATGCGCGCCTCCATCCTGGTGCTCGGCCCGCTGCTGGCCCGCTGCGGCGAGGCGGTGGTGTCCCTGCCCGGCGGCTGTGCCATCGGCGCCCGTCCGGTGGACCTGCACCTGAAGGGATTGACGGCGATGGGCGCTGACATCCGGGTCGAGGGCGGCAATATTCACGCCCGCGCCACCCGCCTGCAGGGCTGCCGCCTGGTGCTCGACCAGGTCACCGTCACCGGCACCGAAAACCTGCTGATGGCGGCGGTGCTGGCGGAAGGCACCACGGTGATCGAAAACGCCGCCCGCGAACCGGAAGTGACCGATCTGGCCCGTTTCCTGGTCAGGCTGGGGGCCCGGATCGACGGCATCGGCACCGACGTCCTCACCATCGAGGGAGTGCCCGCCCTGGACGGCCACAGCGTCCACTATCCGGTGCTGCCCGACCGCATCGAAACCGGCACCTACCTGACCGCCGCGGCTATCACCGGCGGCCGCATCCGCACCACCCGCACCGACCCGAAACTGCTGGAGGCGGTGCTGCTGAAACTGGCCGAGGCCGGCACCCGCATCGAGCTCGGCCCCGACTGGATCGAACTGGCCATGCCGGGCCGTCCCAAAGCGGTGTCCTTCCACACCGCCCCCTATCCCGGCTTCCCCACCGACATGCAGGCCCAGCTCATGGCCCTCAACTGCATCGCCGAAGGCGTCGGCATCGTCACCGAGACCATCTTCGAAAACCGCTTCATGCACGTGCTGGAACTGCGCCGCCTCGGCGCCCAGATCGCCATCGAGGGGCATACCGCCGTCTGCACCGGGGTCGAGCGCCTCACCGGCGCTCCGGTGATGGCCACCGACCTGCGCGCCTCGGCCAGCCTGGTGCTCGCCGCCCTGGCGGCCGAGGGTGAAACCGTCATCGATCGGATTTATCATATCGACCGCGGTTACGAACGCATCGAAACCAAGCTCGCCCGCCTGGGGGCGGACATCCAGCGTATCCGCTAA
- a CDS encoding STAS domain-containing protein yields the protein MTPTLTETAPGRFELAGEVTFATVTRLWQRSRSQLARCRGSVTLDLGGIEHADSAAFALLLEWLRLARCRGFELRLIHPPERLRTMARAYDLDVILPFHG from the coding sequence ATGACCCCGACCCTGACGGAAACCGCGCCCGGACGCTTCGAGCTCGCCGGTGAGGTGACCTTCGCCACCGTGACCCGGCTGTGGCAGCGTAGCCGGTCCCAGCTGGCGCGCTGCCGCGGCAGCGTGACCCTCGACCTCGGCGGCATCGAACACGCCGACAGCGCCGCCTTCGCCCTGCTGCTGGAATGGCTGCGCCTGGCCCGGTGCCGGGGCTTCGAGCTGCGCCTCATCCATCCGCCCGAGCGCCTGCGCACCATGGCCCGCGCCTACGATCTTGACGTGATCCTGCCGTTTCATGGATAA
- the mlaD gene encoding outer membrane lipid asymmetry maintenance protein MlaD translates to MEKSRLIEIWVGIFVAIGLGALFLLAMEVSNLTEFRDQNQGYRLYARFQNIGTLKVRAPVKLAGVPIGRVAGISLDPEQYEAVVEMRIRPEYKLPDDSIASIYTSGLLGEQYVGIDAGGSPDYFEDGDEIEITQSALVLEELIGKFLVKSSEKSGTQE, encoded by the coding sequence ATGGAAAAAAGCCGTCTCATCGAAATCTGGGTCGGGATCTTCGTCGCCATCGGCCTGGGGGCCCTGTTCCTGCTGGCGATGGAAGTCAGCAACCTGACCGAGTTCCGCGACCAGAACCAGGGCTACCGCCTTTATGCCCGGTTCCAGAACATCGGCACCCTCAAGGTCCGGGCCCCGGTCAAACTCGCCGGGGTGCCGATCGGACGGGTCGCCGGGATCTCCCTGGACCCGGAGCAGTACGAGGCGGTGGTGGAAATGCGCATCCGGCCGGAGTACAAACTGCCCGACGACAGCATCGCCAGCATTTACACCTCCGGACTGCTGGGGGAACAATACGTCGGCATCGATGCCGGCGGCAGTCCCGATTACTTCGAGGACGGCGACGAGATCGAGATCACCCAGTCCGCCCTGGTGCTGGAGGAACTGATCGGCAAGTTTCTGGTGAAATCCTCGGAAAAGAGCGGCACCCAGGAATGA
- the mlaE gene encoding lipid asymmetry maintenance ABC transporter permease subunit MlaE: MLGVLQRLGATSLGAFAKLGRANLFFLLALTGIPEVLRRPGLLIRQMYMVGVLSILLISLSGFFVGMVLGLQGYNVLSDFGAEESLGVMVAASLVRELGPVVTALLFSGRAGSALTAEIGLMKATEQLSGMEMMAVDPMKRVITPRLLAGILSMPLLAGLFTYIGIYGGYLVGVPMLGVDEGSFWSQMQATIDFREDIVNSLIKSLVFGVLVTWIAVFEGYDAIPTSEGVSRATTRSVVYSAFAVLGSDFILTALMFGE, translated from the coding sequence ATGCTAGGGGTATTGCAACGGCTCGGTGCCACCTCCCTCGGCGCCTTCGCCAAGCTGGGGCGGGCCAACCTGTTTTTCCTCCTGGCCCTGACCGGCATTCCCGAAGTCCTGCGCCGGCCGGGGCTGCTGATCCGGCAGATGTACATGGTGGGGGTGCTCAGCATCCTGCTGATCTCCCTGTCCGGCTTCTTCGTCGGCATGGTGCTGGGACTGCAGGGTTACAACGTGCTGTCAGACTTCGGCGCCGAGGAATCCCTGGGGGTCATGGTGGCCGCCTCCTTGGTGCGGGAGCTGGGTCCGGTGGTCACCGCCCTGCTGTTCTCGGGCCGCGCCGGCTCGGCCCTGACGGCGGAAATCGGGCTGATGAAAGCCACCGAACAGCTATCGGGGATGGAAATGATGGCGGTCGATCCCATGAAACGGGTCATCACCCCCCGCCTTCTGGCCGGCATCCTGTCGATGCCGCTGCTGGCAGGGTTGTTCACCTATATCGGCATCTACGGCGGCTATCTGGTCGGGGTGCCCATGCTGGGGGTGGACGAGGGCTCGTTCTGGTCGCAGATGCAGGCCACCATCGATTTCCGCGAGGACATCGTCAACAGCCTCATCAAGAGCCTGGTGTTCGGGGTCCTCGTCACCTGGATCGCGGTGTTCGAAGGCTACGACGCCATCCCCACCTCGGAAGGGGTCAGCCGCGCCACCACCCGTTCGGTGGTCTATTCCGCCTTCGCCGTCCTGGGATCGGACTTCATTCTGACCGCGCTGATGTTTGGAGAATAA
- a CDS encoding ABC transporter ATP-binding protein has translation MMAASSEVLVKIRGLVFARGRRRIFDGVDMDIRHSSVTAIMGPSGTGKTTLLKLIGGQLRPQAGTIEVDGENVHRLSRRQLYQLRKRMGMLFQSGALLTDLNVFENVAFPLREHTDLPESMIRSLVLMKLEAVGLRGARDLMPSQLSGGMARRVALARAIALDPMMIMYDEPFTGQDPISMGVLVKLIRTLNDALGLTSIVVSHDVAETASISDYIYLISNGRVVGEGTPDDLKGTDSPWVRQFLEGLPDGPVPFHYPAPDYHEDLLRC, from the coding sequence ATGATGGCTGCATCCTCCGAGGTTCTGGTCAAAATCCGTGGTCTGGTATTCGCCCGCGGCCGGCGCCGGATCTTCGACGGCGTTGACATGGACATCCGCCACAGCTCGGTGACCGCCATCATGGGGCCGTCGGGCACCGGCAAGACCACCCTGCTCAAGCTCATCGGCGGCCAGCTCAGGCCCCAGGCCGGCACCATCGAGGTGGACGGCGAGAACGTCCACCGGCTGTCGCGGCGGCAACTGTACCAGCTTCGCAAGCGCATGGGAATGCTGTTCCAGTCCGGTGCCCTGCTCACTGACTTGAACGTGTTCGAGAACGTCGCCTTTCCCCTGCGCGAACACACCGATCTGCCGGAATCGATGATCCGTTCCCTGGTGCTGATGAAGCTGGAGGCGGTGGGACTGCGCGGGGCCCGCGACCTGATGCCGTCGCAGCTTTCCGGCGGCATGGCCCGGCGGGTGGCGCTGGCGCGGGCCATCGCCCTCGACCCGATGATGATCATGTACGACGAGCCCTTCACCGGCCAGGACCCGATCTCCATGGGCGTGCTGGTGAAGCTGATCCGCACCCTCAACGACGCCCTGGGGCTGACCAGCATCGTGGTTTCCCACGACGTGGCCGAAACCGCTTCGATCTCGGACTACATCTATCTGATCTCCAACGGCAGGGTGGTGGGCGAAGGCACCCCGGACGACCTCAAGGGAACCGACTCCCCCTGGGTGCGCCAGTTTCTCGAAGGGCTGCCCGACGGCCCGGTGCCGTTCCACTACCCGGCGCCCGACTACCACGAGGATCTGCTGCGATGCTAG